In one Synergistaceae bacterium genomic region, the following are encoded:
- a CDS encoding DMT family transporter, with product MAFLGAGASAAAYFCWFHGLSVLPVSRIIAFQFLQPFAGAIIAYLLLGERFTIWLFVGGITIMYGVYLINRK from the coding sequence GTGGCATTTCTCGGCGCTGGCGCCTCTGCAGCAGCATATTTCTGCTGGTTTCACGGCCTTTCAGTGCTTCCCGTATCAAGGATAATAGCCTTTCAGTTCTTACAGCCATTTGCCGGGGCAATAATTGCATATCTGCTGCTTGGCGAGCGTTTCACGATATGGCTGTTTGTCGGAGGTATAACGATAATGTATGGAGTGTACCTCATTAACAGAAAATGA
- a CDS encoding glutamine synthetase beta-grasp domain-containing protein — translation MKLEHFNGKIDEADFLDFLMIDIAGNIRSVALPRAYVSEKILKEGIGFDASNYGYAKVSNSDMVAVPDMSTAFFEIRGDYKMLHVLCDVISTDREPFDQYPRNVIRNAQKFLRDKDIADTAKVLVELEYYAFEDVEYSTGPDHAGYNVTSSEGFGDGYGTGPRIGRNQAYHRMPPEDKYIDFRNETVHLMEAIGIPVKYHHHEVAISQLEIELDFMDIVKAGDLVSLAKWIIKQVAEEMGLHVTFMPKPLYKMPGSGMHVHQFLEKGGRSIFPGSKLFNLSDEGLFYTAGMLSHSLTGSLLAFACPSTNSYRRLVHGYEAPVSATFAKGSRAAAVRIPGYVKKEETRVEYRTGDGSSNIYFFISAMVLAGADGILKKTDPQALGYQGQESGEGLMFPLNLNKVLDGLEKDNEYLVPAFPKELIGLWVKAKRIEAEYVYNAPTAQEFELYF, via the coding sequence ATGAAGCTGGAGCATTTCAACGGAAAGATCGATGAAGCAGATTTCCTGGATTTTCTCATGATAGATATTGCCGGCAATATTCGCAGTGTCGCTTTGCCTCGCGCCTATGTAAGCGAAAAGATACTTAAGGAAGGAATAGGTTTTGATGCGTCAAACTATGGCTACGCGAAAGTAAGCAACTCTGACATGGTTGCCGTACCGGATATGTCGACAGCATTTTTTGAGATACGCGGTGATTATAAAATGCTCCATGTCCTCTGTGATGTAATATCGACAGACAGGGAACCCTTTGACCAGTATCCAAGAAATGTTATCAGGAACGCGCAGAAATTCCTGCGCGACAAAGACATAGCGGATACAGCCAAAGTGCTGGTTGAACTCGAATATTACGCGTTTGAAGATGTTGAATATTCTACCGGGCCTGACCATGCCGGCTATAATGTCACTTCTTCGGAAGGATTCGGCGATGGATATGGAACCGGTCCCCGCATAGGAAGGAATCAGGCATATCATCGTATGCCGCCCGAGGATAAATATATTGATTTCCGCAATGAGACAGTCCATCTGATGGAAGCTATCGGCATTCCCGTTAAGTACCACCATCATGAAGTTGCAATATCGCAGCTTGAGATAGAACTTGATTTTATGGATATTGTGAAAGCGGGCGATCTGGTTTCGCTTGCAAAATGGATCATAAAACAGGTTGCGGAAGAAATGGGGCTTCATGTTACTTTTATGCCCAAACCGCTTTATAAGATGCCTGGAAGCGGAATGCATGTCCATCAATTCCTTGAAAAGGGAGGAAGATCCATTTTTCCAGGATCTAAACTTTTCAACCTCTCCGATGAAGGGCTTTTTTACACAGCAGGAATGCTAAGCCACAGCTTGACAGGAAGCCTTCTTGCATTCGCATGCCCCAGTACGAACAGCTACCGCAGGCTTGTTCATGGATATGAAGCTCCTGTCAGCGCTACTTTCGCAAAAGGCTCCCGCGCTGCGGCGGTACGTATTCCCGGATATGTTAAAAAAGAAGAAACCAGGGTTGAATACAGGACAGGCGACGGGTCATCAAATATTTATTTCTTTATTTCGGCTATGGTGCTTGCTGGCGCAGACGGGATACTGAAAAAAACAGATCCACAGGCACTCGGCTATCAGGGCCAGGAGTCCGGTGAAGGATTGATGTTCCCGCTGAATCTGAATAAGGTGCTTGACGGGCTGGAAAAAGATAATGAATATCTTGTTCCGGCATTTCCCAAAGAACTGATCGGACTGTGGGTAAAGGCAAAACGCATAGAAGCGGAATATGTTTATAATGCGCCTACCGCACAGGAGTTTGAACTTTACTTCTGA